The genomic stretch CTGAACCTGGGGATCGGCGATGTTCTGCAACTCGATCAATCCGTCAAGGGTTTAATGGATATTAAAATCGCCAATCAGGTGAAGTTCCGGGGCAGTCCCGGTGTTTCGGGAAATAAGATGGCCATTCAAATTGGCCAGATTTTACGGGAGGAAGGGAATTAAGATGGACCGACAGATCCTTTCTCAAGAGGAAATTAATGCGCTGCTGCGCGAGAATGATTCGAACGAGCAGCTGTCTCCGCTTCAGAAAGACGCTTTGGGAGAGATTGGGAATATCAGTTACGGTAGCGCGTCCACTGCGCTGTCGGACATTCTGAAAAAGCGCGTCGTGATTGATACGCCCACCGTGCGGGTGACGAATCAAAAAGAGATCAAGGAAGCACATCCGGTCCCCTACGTCATCGTGGAAGTGAATTACAAAAAAGGACTTTCCGGCAGCAATGTCCTGATACTCAAAGTATCCGACTCCGCGGTGATCGCCGACCTGATGATGGGGGGCGATGGTTCCAATCCGTCCCCGGATCTCAGCGAAATGGAGTTGAGCGCGGTCGGCGAAGCCATGAATCAAATGGTGGGGAGCGCCTGCACCTCATTATCGACGCTTTTGAGCAAACGGATCGACATCGACCCGCCGCTGGTCGAGAAGGTCAACCTGTCCGAGGATAAGCCGTTTATCCGGTTTCAGAATATGGAAGACTTGCTGGTCGTGGTATCCTTCCGAATGAAAATTGAAGAGCTCATTGACAGCGAGATCATGTTGCTGATGCCTTTCCCGTTGGCGGTCGATCTGGCCGATT from Hydrogenispora ethanolica encodes the following:
- the fliY gene encoding flagellar motor switch phosphatase FliY; translated protein: MDRQILSQEEINALLRENDSNEQLSPLQKDALGEIGNISYGSASTALSDILKKRVVIDTPTVRVTNQKEIKEAHPVPYVIVEVNYKKGLSGSNVLILKVSDSAVIADLMMGGDGSNPSPDLSEMELSAVGEAMNQMVGSACTSLSTLLSKRIDIDPPLVEKVNLSEDKPFIRFQNMEDLLVVVSFRMKIEELIDSEIMLLMPFPLAVDLADSLLALTEGAAHPVHEAPAQPVPQAATEAIPAPSQRSIPPQPQPIPEVRQPQVMVQPAQFSPLGAAKTGKEAVSGNIGLIMDVPLQVTVELGSTRMKIKEILELGLGSIIELEKLAGDPVDVLVNGKLIAKGEVVVIDENFGIKITDIISPIERATTLQ